CTACATAACAAAAATCTTTACATAATAATGGTTGGTTTGCTTTATAAcccattattcaatttaatttctaaaatgtattagtcaccctcaataacaaaacaatatttaatgtttcataATACCATTTAAGTgttactgtattataaattaataaattgattggtGTAAATGACAAAATTTCCAAGTACGGTTACATTCTTTTAATATCTACTTTTATCATCGTAAAAAtaccgttaaaaaaaaatattggcagTGTAATCAAATTCAAACAAAGATGActgactattttaaataattgtataaaatataataagtataataatttagtataatttaataaaataataaatatctaattaacttatgaactgtaaaaataataacatgtatgataaataatactaaataggtacctttatacataattaattaaaattttgtttttttttttaaaaaaactatttaaaactattacaaaAACTCTATAATGAAAGAAATCTCTTGGTCCCTTCAGATTCGTTATAGAGTTTTCACTgtagttcaaaaaataaagtaaattttagagcaacattaaaataaataatcaaaataacatttcaaaaatgaatttatttataaacattgtagatttacctttttttaatgtatcagTAACTCTTACAATATGTGGCCAATGTTGTAATGTTTTTGTGAAGTAAGGATTTGTTACACCAAGTATTATAGGTGGCGGATTCAGTGTTTTGCTCATATACTCCTTGAACTCATTAtcatgtattgtaaaataaggACGATAATCTCCATAATAAGCCAATGGtactattaaactaataattaaaaatataataaaaaaagtcgtAATAAACTAccattttaaatctttaagccattttagttaaataaataaattttacctaACTAAAGCTTGGACAACCTGTGAACTGTAGGTAGGTGATGAAGCCATCACAACGATGGGTTCAGTCGTTAACACCAATTCCCATAAAAGGTGCATTTGAGATACAATCGATGAAAAACATCCAAATGTATTCAATTCGTACAATGATGATACAACTACTGGTAACTGATAATCAGGTACCATTGAGTTTGATGAGTtgctgattttattattatcacacatCAGTTGAGcctataaacaaaatagttttaatattaaaaaagtatctgatattaacagttaattttattgattcacAAACTTGAAGAACAATCCCCAGTAATGGCAAGCTCACTGTTTCTCCCGCATATAAATCTGGCCACTGTTTGATATCGTGCCATGCTACTTCTATTCCAGTAATCccgtgtttaaaatattcaggTGCTATTGTACCACAAACTTCAGTAAATAAACTAATGAATGGCAACTGAGATAGTATAATTACActctaaacaataaaataaaataatattaattacatttcaaactaaaattatttttttcttgcatTTATGTAGCCGGTGATCTACCATTTTATACAAGAGTAATAAGTAatctacatttaaattttaaatttagtttgcaATCAGATTTCatgaatatttatcaatagtaaccaatacatatttttctagaCCATGGTGGTAGAGgtcagtaaataataacaaagatatattaatgtactttgaattatattatttaatgtttattgtacttaaattttataattttaatttattacaactattatgatcctaagtaattaataaaaaaataaattttaaactttgtagTAGTTTACCATCTTGAAGTAGATTACCTActacataaatacaattttattttctaaaattaatactaaataagtactcattttattttatatattaaaaaattgaattcaattttgtgATAAAAAGAAGTTGATGGTAACAGTTAGTGTGCACGCAAATGTTGGGAGGTTATAAACATAGTTTGTTATTTTCACCaaaagtgttttaattattgtaattttcattgtttaattGAATAGTAGTATGATATTGTTGGaatacttgtaatttttaaatatattaagtaaattaattaatttttaatacatatattaaaattaattttattatataataacaactaataagtaataattttaagtattgataGATAATCATATCtaaaaactttgaaatattaattttaatattataaaaataaaaactcaatcaatttgtttttttataaacaaattaaataaattattaattcattgatGCTTGTTACGTtacaaatatgaaaaactttctttaaaataaaaaaataataattaagatgcCCATACTAACATTTCTTACAAAAGCTGATAACAAAAGACTATCTATGTCTATCCCCAATTTTTACTTAAGTGCACAACCCAGAATACTTACTGAATAGTCATAAATAGTAAGTACAGTgacatcaaatataatatataaaggaaattaaattatgaaaaataaaacacaatagtATGATTACACACACTGCtcttaaacatattacataagaTTACATCAAAAGTATTAAGTAGAATACCAGAATTTAAGAAGACTTAAAATTgggaatgttatttattatttattgtataacatgTTGGAATAAGAAACCAgataaatatgcaaatatgaacattattttatagtatatgtacatattattatatacattaaactgtaaatatttaagtataattttggatattacatttatgtggACAGTAAAATGTGTAAGAACAtacttaatttgataaattttttctcctaagatttagtttatttaaatttttaaaaaaatttcaatgaaatcaTGAAGTTTATCATAAATTGAGACAATTTAgcaataacaacatttttaaataaaaataatttcatggttttctttttacataatatattaaaaatataccctGAGTAatatccaaaaaaatattttaagcttcttattatgatattcccttaataatacttaataaataatgaatgtgatgatcaaaacaataaaaagcaTGCTGTGTTGgttgttacttattaattttaatgctattttcaTGTGGCCATGTTAACAatctctttattatttttctacatggacataaaaatacctaggagttaaattaatatcattttattattacaattaaagagaaccataaaaaaaacagacagctccatttttcaaaacttttcagaaaaccaaaaaaactatttattaaatattgtatccaaagtaaaattaatattaaaattaattaagatacATTAGATAGCTCCAgagttacattatttttcaacggaaaaaaaaataaaccagcTCTAAGCTCTAAATATTTCCTATACTggtaattagatttatttcgtTCTTGTACAAATAAACTCTTAAATTTTTGCTTTAACCTAACCCGATTTTGACGAAAAATGAAACTGTTTAGTTCTTTCATGGATTCTTCATTTAGAGTTAGTATATTGTGTACctaaacacaattaatatataaataattaagctaTAACTAAAAGAAGTTTTGTtaagaaaaagtatttttgtaacatttaaactgtatttaaaacaacaatgaTTATACTATGATTAATGACATTAAGATTGCTCGATCAatctctataattttaatgatttaatagt
Above is a genomic segment from Aphis gossypii isolate Hap1 unplaced genomic scaffold, ASM2018417v2 Contig00743, whole genome shotgun sequence containing:
- the LOC114132190 gene encoding protein DENND6A encodes the protein MEMVYPNNVKLSEEDKTNLCYLAFPDSNSGCMGDTQFHVKIKCSQPLNLSQRHINYNTKCPVFLQADHRCLYGFVFFRQIKDLSLPRGYFQKSVIILSQLPFISLFTEVCGTIAPEYFKHGITGIEVAWHDIKQWPDLYAGETVSLPLLGIVLQAQLMCDNNKISNSSNSMVPDYQLPVVVSSLYELNTFGCFSSIVSQMHLLWELVLTTEPIVVMASSPTYSSQVVQALVSLIVPLAYYGDYRPYFTIHDNEFKEYMSKTLNPPPIILGVTNPYFTKTLQHWPHIVRVTDTLKKGKSTMFINKFIFEMLF